In the Shewanella sp. OMA3-2 genome, one interval contains:
- a CDS encoding GntR family transcriptional regulator, which translates to MLALLNVNPSSGEPIYRQLHDQIVSLIVGGQLQAEEVLPSVRQMAEFLAVNPMTVSRAVQQLVDQGWIERRRGQPSIVATRTDTHTTSGSSLLQPKIKDLISQAQQLGVSLAELEVLIGQHWQE; encoded by the coding sequence ATGTTAGCACTATTAAATGTCAACCCCAGCAGCGGCGAACCGATATATCGTCAATTACATGATCAAATAGTGAGTTTGATTGTGGGCGGACAGTTGCAAGCTGAAGAAGTATTACCTTCAGTAAGGCAAATGGCTGAGTTTTTAGCGGTCAACCCAATGACGGTATCACGGGCGGTACAGCAATTAGTCGATCAAGGCTGGATAGAGCGTCGTCGTGGACAACCTTCGATAGTTGCGACTCGTACAGATACTCATACCACTTCTGGTAGTAGTTTATTACAACCTAAAATTAAAGACTTAATTTCTCAAGCTCAGCAATTAGGTGTGAGCTTAGCTGAGTTAGAAGTGCTAATTGGCCAGCATTGGCAAGAGTAA